Proteins encoded together in one Bacteroides zoogleoformans window:
- a CDS encoding RagB/SusD family nutrient uptake outer membrane protein, whose product MKRLFINISLALTLVLISSGCNDWLDGVKQTSNVSDEIVWQDEAYVNMNLNAFYTFLHKYGQFGTAQFHGSLTESLTDAFKYGSVALGDRAGHSNNYVVNPDAITPDGCIYNVWSGGLAYGNIRQINQFLDMQRKYSTFSEEKNLKWEAQARFFRGFVYFQLAKRHGGVILYDKLPEGNDKARSSASETWDFIYRDLKFAADNLPDKWDTENKGRVTKGAAYAMLSRVMLYAERWQDAYDAAAEVEKLNLYDLEDEYSNAWKGNNKESILEFAYDKNSGPNHTFDQYYVPKCDGYEFGALGTPTQEMVECYEDKDGKKVDWTPWHGTTSAAPPYDKLEPRFAATVLYRGARWKGKVMDCSVGGKNGEFMPYREQSYSYGKTTTGYFLRKLLDEKLIDVNSVKSSQTWVEIRFAEVLLNKAEAAYRLNKAEEARVLMNRVRARKSVNLPGKNSSGEAWFADYRNERKVELSYEGHLFWDMRRWKLAHIEYNNYRCHGLKIANGTYEYIDCDYQDRKFSQKLYVLPVPVEELKNNSLIEQYDEWK is encoded by the coding sequence ATGAAAAGATTATTCATAAATATATCATTGGCATTGACATTGGTACTCATTTCCAGTGGATGCAACGATTGGTTGGATGGTGTGAAGCAAACATCCAATGTAAGCGATGAAATTGTTTGGCAAGATGAAGCGTATGTGAATATGAACCTTAACGCCTTCTATACCTTTCTTCATAAGTACGGGCAGTTTGGTACGGCACAGTTTCACGGCTCCTTGACCGAGAGTTTGACGGATGCTTTTAAGTACGGTTCAGTGGCTTTGGGCGATCGTGCGGGACATTCCAATAACTATGTGGTTAATCCGGACGCCATTACTCCTGATGGTTGTATTTACAATGTATGGAGCGGAGGTTTGGCTTACGGAAATATCCGCCAGATTAATCAGTTCTTAGATATGCAGCGTAAATATTCCACCTTCTCGGAAGAAAAGAACCTGAAGTGGGAAGCTCAGGCAAGGTTTTTCCGCGGATTTGTTTATTTCCAACTGGCAAAGCGTCATGGAGGAGTGATTCTTTATGATAAATTGCCTGAAGGGAATGATAAGGCGCGCAGCTCTGCTTCCGAGACATGGGATTTTATCTATCGCGATTTGAAGTTTGCCGCAGACAATCTGCCCGACAAATGGGATACCGAGAATAAGGGTCGTGTGACTAAAGGTGCCGCTTATGCCATGTTATCACGTGTCATGTTGTATGCAGAGCGCTGGCAAGATGCTTATGATGCGGCTGCCGAGGTGGAGAAACTGAACCTGTATGACTTGGAAGATGAATATTCTAACGCATGGAAGGGCAATAACAAAGAATCGATTTTAGAGTTTGCCTACGACAAGAACAGCGGCCCCAATCATACGTTTGACCAATACTATGTGCCTAAATGCGACGGTTATGAGTTTGGAGCATTAGGCACTCCTACGCAGGAGATGGTAGAATGTTATGAAGATAAGGACGGGAAAAAAGTAGATTGGACACCTTGGCATGGAACGACTTCTGCAGCTCCTCCCTATGACAAGTTGGAACCTCGCTTTGCCGCTACCGTACTCTATCGTGGAGCCAGGTGGAAAGGGAAAGTGATGGATTGCAGCGTGGGCGGTAAGAATGGAGAATTTATGCCTTATCGCGAACAGTCTTATTCGTATGGTAAGACAACTACCGGCTATTTCTTGCGTAAGCTGTTGGATGAAAAGTTGATAGACGTGAACAGTGTGAAGAGTTCGCAGACTTGGGTGGAAATACGTTTTGCAGAAGTATTGCTGAATAAGGCGGAAGCCGCTTATCGTCTGAATAAAGCGGAAGAGGCTCGTGTTTTGATGAATCGTGTGCGTGCTCGTAAAAGTGTGAACTTGCCGGGAAAGAACTCCTCGGGTGAAGCATGGTTTGCCGATTATAGAAACGAACGTAAGGTGGAATTATCCTATGAAGGACATCTGTTTTGGGATATGCGTCGCTGGAAATTGGCTCATATAGAGTACAATAATTACCGTTGCCATGGTCTCAAAATAGCCAACGGAACTTATGAATATATTGACTGCGACTATCAGGACCGTAAATTCTCTCAGAAGTTATATGTGCTTCCGGTGCCTGTGGAAGAGTTGAAGAACAATTCCTTGATAGAGCAATATGATGAATGGAAATGA
- a CDS encoding AGE family epimerase/isomerase: MNFRELAAQYKNELLGNVLPFWLENSQDKECGGYFTCLNRDGKVFDTDKFIWLQGREVWLFSMLYNKVEKKQEWLDCAIQGGEFLKKYGHDGHYNWYFSLDREGHPLVEPYNIFSYTFATMAFGQLNLATGNQEYAEIARKTFDIILSKVNNPKGKWNKQHPGTRNLKGFALPMILCNLALEIEHLLDEDFLMKTMDTCIHEVMEVFLRPELGGIIVENLNEDNSLVDCFEGRQVTPGHAIEAMWFIMDLGKRLNLPELIEKAKDTALKMLEYGWDKEFGGIYYFMDRKGFPPQQLEWDQKLWWVHIETLISMIKGYQLTGDENCLEWFEKIHDYTWSHFKDTEYSEWYGYLNRRGEVLLPLKGGKWKGCFHVPRGLFQCWQVLETL; encoded by the coding sequence GTGAATTTTAGAGAATTAGCAGCCCAATATAAGAATGAATTGTTGGGTAATGTACTTCCCTTTTGGCTTGAAAATTCTCAAGATAAAGAGTGTGGAGGCTATTTTACGTGTTTGAATCGTGATGGAAAGGTCTTTGATACGGATAAATTTATCTGGCTCCAAGGCCGGGAAGTCTGGTTGTTCTCCATGCTTTATAACAAGGTAGAGAAGAAGCAGGAGTGGCTGGATTGTGCCATACAAGGTGGAGAGTTCTTGAAGAAATATGGGCATGATGGCCATTACAACTGGTATTTTTCTTTAGACCGTGAGGGGCATCCGTTAGTGGAGCCTTATAACATCTTCTCCTATACTTTTGCTACGATGGCTTTCGGCCAATTGAATCTTGCTACCGGAAATCAGGAGTATGCAGAGATTGCCAGAAAGACTTTCGACATCATTCTTTCTAAGGTGAACAACCCTAAAGGGAAATGGAACAAACAGCATCCCGGTACGCGTAATCTGAAAGGTTTTGCCCTGCCGATGATTCTCTGCAATCTGGCTTTGGAAATAGAACACCTGTTGGATGAAGATTTCTTGATGAAGACAATGGATACCTGTATTCATGAGGTAATGGAAGTTTTTCTTCGTCCTGAGTTGGGAGGCATCATCGTAGAGAATCTAAACGAGGACAACAGTTTGGTAGATTGTTTTGAGGGGCGCCAAGTCACTCCGGGGCATGCTATTGAGGCTATGTGGTTTATTATGGATTTAGGTAAACGCTTGAATCTTCCTGAGCTGATAGAAAAAGCCAAAGATACGGCTCTGAAGATGCTGGAATATGGATGGGACAAAGAGTTCGGCGGCATCTACTACTTTATGGATCGCAAGGGCTTTCCTCCTCAGCAGTTGGAATGGGATCAAAAACTATGGTGGGTACACATCGAAACATTAATCTCCATGATTAAAGGTTATCAGTTGACCGGTGATGAAAACTGTTTGGAATGGTTCGAGAAGATACACGACTACACATGGAGCCATTTTAAAGATACCGAGTATTCTGAATGGTACGGCTATCTGAATCGTAGAGGTGAAGTCTTGCTTCCTTTGAAGGGAGGCAAATGGAAAGGTTGTTTTCATGTGCCCAGAGGATTATTCCAGTGTTGGCAGGTATTAGAGACACTTTAA
- a CDS encoding DUF4434 domain-containing protein: MNGRRNFLKVALASCSMLAGSKLLTACSLDKGSKVEEENFPSFATQDVLKGMPIRATFLDEVSWDIPHQNWGVREWNADFKAMKQMGINTVVLIRAGLGKWISAPYRCLLEREDVYYPPVDLVEMFLTLADKHGMAFYFGMYDSGKYWQEGLFQKEIDLNMALIDEVWKKYGHHRSFKGWYLSQEISRRTRNMSKIYAEVGKHAKEVSGGLTTLVSPYIHGVKTDQVMAGDKALSVKEHEEEWDEILDNVKGAVDILAFQDGQVDYHELYDYLVVNKKLADRYGMHCWTNIESFDRDMPIRFLPIKWEKLLLKLDAARRAGMENAITFEFSHFMSPNSAYLQAGHLYHRYCEHFL; encoded by the coding sequence ATGAATGGACGACGTAATTTCTTGAAAGTGGCGCTTGCTTCTTGTTCCATGTTAGCCGGGAGCAAGTTATTGACAGCTTGCTCTTTGGATAAAGGCTCCAAAGTGGAAGAAGAAAACTTCCCGAGTTTTGCCACACAGGATGTCTTGAAAGGAATGCCTATTCGGGCTACTTTTTTGGATGAAGTAAGTTGGGATATCCCTCATCAGAACTGGGGAGTTCGTGAATGGAACGCTGACTTCAAGGCTATGAAGCAGATGGGTATCAATACCGTGGTACTTATCAGGGCAGGGCTTGGAAAATGGATTTCAGCACCCTATCGTTGTTTGCTTGAGAGGGAAGATGTTTACTATCCTCCCGTGGACTTAGTCGAGATGTTTCTGACACTTGCCGACAAGCATGGTATGGCTTTCTATTTTGGGATGTACGATTCCGGTAAATATTGGCAAGAAGGTCTTTTCCAGAAAGAGATAGACCTGAACATGGCACTGATAGATGAGGTCTGGAAGAAGTATGGTCATCATCGCTCGTTTAAGGGCTGGTATTTGTCGCAGGAAATCAGTCGGCGCACCAGGAATATGTCCAAAATATATGCTGAGGTAGGAAAGCATGCCAAAGAGGTATCCGGAGGACTGACCACTCTGGTTTCTCCTTATATTCATGGCGTGAAAACCGATCAGGTGATGGCGGGTGATAAAGCCCTTTCGGTAAAGGAGCATGAAGAGGAGTGGGACGAGATATTGGACAATGTGAAAGGTGCGGTCGATATTCTGGCTTTTCAGGATGGACAGGTAGATTATCATGAACTATACGACTATTTGGTCGTCAATAAGAAACTGGCTGACAGATACGGTATGCACTGCTGGACAAACATCGAGTCTTTTGATCGTGATATGCCTATTCGTTTTCTTCCCATTAAGTGGGAAAAACTGCTTTTGAAGTTAGATGCGGCTCGCAGAGCGGGAATGGAGAATGCCATCACTTTTGAGTTCTCGCATTTCATGAGTCCGAATTCCGCCTATTTGCAAGCGGGGCATTTGTATCATAGATATTGTGAACACTTTTTATAA
- a CDS encoding DUF4434 domain-containing protein encodes MEMNSRRSFLKKATIAGASALVAPSLLGCGERQNKETAESAVAGEFTGKLIVPKNQGLKITGTFLDEISHDIPHQNWGEKEWDLDFQHMKRIGIDTVIMIRSGYRKFITYPSKYLLGKGCYMPSVDLLDMYLRLAEKHGMKFYFGLYDSGRYWDTGDLSWEIEDNKYVIDEVWQQYGSKYGSFGGWYISGEISRATKGAIEAFHSMGKQCKEVSNGLPTFISPWIDGKKAVMASGGKLTKDEAVSVEEHEREWNEIFDGIHDVVDACAFQDGHIDYDELDSFFTVNKKLADKYGMQCWTNAESFDRDMPIRFLPIKFDKLRLKLEAAKRAGYDKAITFEFSHFMSPQSAYLQAGHLYDRYKEYFEIK; translated from the coding sequence ATGGAAATGAATAGTAGAAGAAGTTTTTTAAAGAAAGCTACGATTGCTGGAGCTTCGGCTTTGGTGGCGCCTTCCTTACTGGGATGTGGGGAAAGGCAGAATAAAGAAACGGCAGAATCGGCAGTCGCCGGTGAATTTACCGGAAAACTGATTGTTCCCAAGAATCAGGGCTTGAAAATCACCGGAACTTTTCTGGACGAGATTTCACATGATATCCCTCATCAAAATTGGGGTGAGAAAGAGTGGGATTTGGATTTCCAACATATGAAGCGGATAGGCATTGATACCGTTATCATGATTCGCTCGGGTTATCGGAAGTTCATCACTTATCCCTCAAAGTATTTGTTAGGTAAAGGGTGTTACATGCCCTCGGTAGATTTGTTGGACATGTATCTGCGATTGGCCGAGAAACATGGTATGAAGTTTTATTTTGGTTTGTATGACTCCGGGCGCTATTGGGATACTGGCGATTTGAGTTGGGAGATAGAGGATAACAAGTATGTGATTGATGAGGTATGGCAACAATACGGCAGCAAGTACGGTAGTTTTGGCGGATGGTATATCAGTGGTGAAATAAGTCGTGCAACGAAAGGAGCGATAGAGGCTTTCCACTCGATGGGGAAACAATGCAAGGAGGTATCTAATGGGTTGCCTACCTTTATTTCTCCATGGATTGACGGCAAGAAGGCTGTTATGGCAAGTGGGGGTAAGCTTACCAAAGATGAGGCGGTATCTGTAGAAGAGCACGAAAGAGAATGGAATGAAATCTTTGACGGGATTCACGATGTGGTAGATGCTTGTGCTTTTCAGGACGGGCATATCGATTATGATGAATTAGATAGCTTCTTTACGGTGAATAAGAAATTGGCGGATAAGTATGGAATGCAATGCTGGACCAATGCTGAAAGTTTTGACAGAGACATGCCCATCAGGTTTCTGCCTATTAAGTTCGATAAGCTACGCTTGAAGTTGGAAGCGGCCAAGCGTGCCGGTTATGATAAAGCCATAACATTTGAGTTCTCTCACTTCATGAGTCCTCAGTCAGCCTATCTGCAAGCAGGACATTTGTATGACAGGTATAAAGAATATTTTGAAATAAAGTAG
- a CDS encoding sugar porter family MFS transporter: MKQGVNMGYMVFLSFVAALGGFLFGYDTAVISGTITMVSQLFRLDVVEQGWYVGCALVGSIAGVAFAGVLGDYFGRKKTMLFSSVLFSVSAVGCALCLNFEQLVVYRIIGGVGIGVVSIISPLYISEIAVAEYRGRLVSLYQLAVTVGFLGAYLCNFQLMNWADGQVMAGTGWFGKIFISEVWRGMLGIEALPAVFFLLTILFVPESPRWLILKGEEQKAQKILGRIYDSTMQAMVQLNETKSAIASDTKSEWRVLLNPGIRKAVLIGASIAILGQFMGVNAVLYYGPSIFENAGISGGDSLFYQVLVGGVNMLTTVLALFIIDRVGRKRLVYYGVSGMIVSLLLIGFYFCYGEVLQIPAYFLLVFFLFYVFCCAISICAVIWVLLSEMYPTKVRGLAMSIAGFSLWIGTYLIGQLTPWMLQNLTPSGTFFLFAFMCVPYILIVWKLVPETTGKSLEEIETYWKN, from the coding sequence ATGAAGCAGGGTGTAAATATGGGGTACATGGTTTTTCTATCCTTTGTTGCTGCATTGGGTGGTTTCCTTTTCGGGTATGACACGGCGGTAATCTCCGGTACCATCACCATGGTCTCTCAATTGTTCCGTCTGGATGTGGTGGAACAAGGGTGGTATGTAGGGTGTGCCTTGGTTGGCTCTATTGCAGGAGTGGCTTTTGCGGGGGTGCTGGGCGATTATTTCGGTCGGAAAAAGACCATGCTGTTTTCGTCGGTATTGTTCTCTGTGTCGGCTGTGGGTTGTGCTTTGTGCCTGAATTTTGAGCAACTGGTGGTTTATCGTATTATTGGTGGAGTGGGTATAGGCGTTGTTTCCATCATCTCTCCACTATATATTTCCGAGATTGCTGTGGCTGAATATCGGGGGCGATTGGTCTCTTTATATCAGTTGGCTGTGACTGTAGGCTTTTTAGGAGCTTATCTATGCAATTTCCAATTGATGAACTGGGCGGACGGGCAGGTGATGGCAGGAACAGGATGGTTCGGCAAGATTTTCATTTCAGAAGTCTGGAGAGGAATGTTGGGCATAGAAGCTCTGCCGGCCGTCTTCTTTTTGTTGACTATCCTTTTTGTTCCTGAGAGTCCCCGCTGGCTGATTTTGAAAGGAGAGGAACAGAAAGCTCAAAAAATATTGGGCCGGATTTATGATTCTACCATGCAGGCAATGGTACAGTTGAATGAAACGAAAAGCGCGATAGCCTCTGATACAAAGTCGGAGTGGCGTGTTCTGCTGAATCCGGGTATCCGGAAAGCCGTTCTGATAGGAGCATCCATAGCCATCTTAGGACAGTTTATGGGAGTAAATGCTGTGCTCTATTACGGCCCTTCTATTTTTGAGAATGCGGGAATCTCCGGTGGAGACTCTCTATTCTATCAAGTGCTGGTAGGAGGAGTCAATATGCTTACCACGGTGTTGGCATTGTTTATCATAGATCGGGTTGGACGTAAAAGGCTGGTATATTATGGCGTGTCAGGTATGATTGTCTCGTTGCTGTTAATCGGGTTCTATTTCTGTTATGGAGAGGTTCTACAGATTCCCGCCTATTTCTTGCTGGTATTTTTCCTCTTTTATGTGTTTTGCTGTGCCATATCCATTTGTGCAGTCATTTGGGTTCTTCTTTCAGAGATGTATCCAACGAAAGTTCGCGGGCTGGCTATGTCAATTGCAGGCTTCTCTCTTTGGATTGGTACTTATTTAATCGGGCAGTTAACCCCTTGGATGCTTCAGAACCTTACTCCCTCAGGAACATTCTTTCTGTTCGCTTTCATGTGTGTGCCTTATATACTTATTGTTTGGAAATTGGTTCCGGAAACAACCGGTAAGTCTTTGGAAGAAATTGAGACTTACTGGAAAAACTGA
- a CDS encoding SusC/RagA family TonB-linked outer membrane protein translates to MKKRIRWNLRFLTSLFIALMCAMNVAAQSVIKGTVKDSQGEPLPGASIQVKGSTVGTITNIEGGFSINAKSRDILIVSFIGMRSEEVKVGGQSFITITLRDDVASLDEVVVVGYGTQKRGSLTSAISTVSDKELLKAPTMSLSNVVGARVAGVAAVQSSGQPGADNATLTMRGQSGIVYVIDGIRRTSADFNGLDPNEIESVSILKDASAVAVYGLDANGVFIVTTKKGNADKMSITYTGSYGWSQNAEQQEWLDGPGYAYWHNKARELQGDQPIFNAEMVKNMRNGTNGWGNTNWYDKIFGTGTRTHHNISASGGSERVKFFASLGYLKEDGNIDHFDYERLNLRSNIDAKLTNSLTFQLGVSGRVEKRDAPVYSADPNAWHNIPQQIIRALPYAQDSQTIGGKQYQVATPTASSPVAPLASMNEAGYARSNYSYIQSNFSLKYDAPWLKGLSAKFQGAYDLTYTFSKSMHNYYQLALMNLPNASTKELTYTKQYDPRSGSVSLTESAARGYSFTTQTSVNYDNKFGAHTIGAMLLAETRENKSNALGGTGYGLDFVQLDELNQITNQTGNGSTKYPVINGYSGHTRIAGFVGRINYNYDNRYYAEVSFRRDGSYLFGGMNKRWVTLPGVSLAWRINNESWFHAPWVDNLKLRAGVGKTATSGVSPFQWRNTMGINKNSVIIGGVSQSMLYAATLGNPNLTWAQCLNYNIGVDATMWNGLLGVEFDVFYKYEYDKLSTVTGAFSPSRGGYYFSSANVNECDYKGFETTLTHHGHIGKFNYGAKLIWSYAYGRWLKYVGDSENAPEYQRLTGKQIGVKRGFIANGLFRDDADIKNSPTIPGKSVRPGYIKYVDRNGDGVITYEQDMGYVGKSATPKHTGSLNLFGNWKGFDFDMLFSWGLDNSVALTGQYTASGSEGIMDNTSYTKPFYHGGNSPVFLVENSWRPDNLNAEFPRLEIDNVSSNNAFSSTLWYRNGDYLRLKTIQVGYNFPKQWLAPAGIQNLRLYVEGYNLLTFSGLTKYNIDPESPAVNNGYYPQQKTYTMGIKLTF, encoded by the coding sequence ATGAAAAAAAGAATCAGATGGAATCTGAGGTTTTTAACCTCGTTGTTTATTGCGTTGATGTGTGCAATGAATGTCGCTGCACAAAGCGTGATAAAAGGAACAGTAAAGGACAGTCAGGGAGAACCTCTTCCCGGTGCCTCTATCCAAGTGAAAGGCTCTACTGTAGGGACGATTACAAACATTGAAGGCGGGTTTAGCATTAATGCTAAAAGCCGTGATATATTGATTGTGTCGTTTATCGGTATGAGATCAGAAGAAGTGAAGGTAGGCGGACAATCTTTTATTACCATCACTTTGAGAGACGATGTGGCTTCGTTGGACGAAGTGGTCGTTGTGGGTTACGGTACGCAAAAGCGTGGCAGCCTGACCAGTGCCATCTCAACGGTATCGGATAAGGAGCTGTTAAAGGCGCCCACTATGAGTCTCAGTAATGTGGTTGGTGCACGTGTGGCCGGTGTGGCTGCTGTGCAGAGCAGTGGCCAGCCGGGTGCCGATAATGCTACGTTGACCATGCGCGGACAGAGCGGCATCGTATATGTGATTGACGGTATCCGTAGGACTTCGGCGGACTTCAACGGACTCGACCCGAACGAAATAGAGTCTGTTTCTATCTTGAAAGACGCTTCGGCTGTGGCTGTTTATGGTCTGGACGCCAACGGAGTATTTATTGTTACGACTAAGAAAGGCAATGCGGACAAGATGTCCATAACTTATACCGGTTCGTATGGCTGGAGCCAGAATGCGGAACAGCAGGAATGGCTGGATGGCCCCGGGTATGCTTACTGGCATAACAAGGCCCGTGAGTTGCAGGGCGATCAGCCTATCTTTAATGCGGAAATGGTGAAGAATATGAGAAACGGGACCAATGGCTGGGGAAACACCAATTGGTATGACAAGATATTCGGTACAGGAACCCGCACGCACCATAACATATCAGCCTCCGGCGGTAGTGAACGCGTGAAATTCTTTGCTTCTCTCGGTTACCTGAAAGAGGATGGAAATATCGACCATTTTGACTATGAACGTTTGAATCTGCGCTCGAACATCGATGCGAAACTGACAAACAGCCTGACTTTCCAGTTGGGTGTATCCGGGCGCGTGGAGAAACGCGATGCTCCGGTATATTCCGCTGACCCCAACGCTTGGCATAATATCCCTCAGCAGATTATTCGTGCCTTGCCTTATGCGCAAGATTCGCAAACCATCGGAGGCAAGCAGTATCAGGTCGCTACTCCTACCGCCTCTTCGCCGGTGGCTCCGCTGGCTTCCATGAATGAAGCCGGGTATGCAAGATCTAATTATTCTTATATCCAGTCCAACTTTAGCTTGAAGTACGATGCTCCTTGGTTGAAAGGGTTGAGCGCAAAGTTTCAAGGTGCTTATGACTTGACTTATACTTTCAGCAAATCGATGCATAACTATTATCAGCTGGCTCTTATGAACTTGCCGAATGCTTCTACGAAAGAACTGACTTATACGAAGCAGTACGACCCGCGTTCGGGTTCAGTCAGCTTGACGGAATCTGCTGCCCGCGGCTATTCTTTTACCACACAAACCAGTGTGAATTATGACAATAAGTTCGGAGCACACACCATAGGAGCCATGCTGCTGGCAGAGACACGAGAAAATAAGAGCAATGCGCTGGGCGGTACCGGTTATGGACTGGATTTCGTTCAGTTGGACGAACTGAATCAGATTACGAACCAAACGGGAAACGGATCGACCAAATATCCTGTTATCAACGGCTATAGCGGACATACACGCATTGCGGGCTTTGTGGGCCGTATCAATTATAATTACGACAATCGCTATTATGCGGAAGTTTCGTTCCGTCGCGACGGAAGCTATCTGTTTGGCGGAATGAATAAACGTTGGGTCACCTTGCCGGGCGTTTCGTTGGCATGGCGCATCAATAATGAGAGCTGGTTCCATGCTCCTTGGGTAGACAACCTGAAGTTGAGAGCCGGTGTAGGCAAAACCGCTACAAGCGGAGTTAGCCCCTTCCAATGGAGAAACACGATGGGAATCAATAAAAACAGCGTCATCATAGGAGGTGTCAGTCAAAGTATGCTCTATGCCGCGACATTAGGTAACCCGAACTTGACGTGGGCACAATGCCTGAATTATAACATCGGTGTGGATGCCACCATGTGGAACGGTTTGTTGGGAGTGGAATTTGATGTGTTCTACAAGTATGAGTACGACAAGCTGTCTACCGTAACGGGTGCTTTCTCTCCTTCAAGAGGAGGGTATTATTTCTCGTCGGCCAATGTGAATGAATGTGATTACAAGGGCTTCGAGACCACTCTGACCCATCACGGGCATATCGGAAAATTCAATTATGGAGCTAAGCTGATTTGGTCGTATGCATACGGACGTTGGCTGAAATATGTAGGCGATTCGGAGAATGCTCCCGAATACCAGCGCCTCACAGGCAAACAAATCGGTGTAAAGAGAGGCTTTATAGCCAATGGACTGTTCCGTGACGACGCGGATATAAAGAACTCACCCACCATTCCGGGTAAGTCGGTGAGACCGGGATACATTAAGTATGTAGACCGTAATGGCGATGGCGTGATAACGTATGAACAGGATATGGGGTATGTCGGAAAGAGTGCCACTCCTAAACATACGGGTTCGTTGAATCTTTTTGGAAACTGGAAAGGCTTTGATTTCGATATGCTGTTCTCATGGGGATTGGACAACTCGGTAGCGCTGACAGGACAATATACGGCATCAGGCTCAGAAGGTATCATGGATAATACCTCTTATACCAAACCTTTCTATCACGGAGGAAACTCTCCGGTCTTTTTGGTAGAGAATTCTTGGAGACCGGATAACTTGAATGCGGAGTTCCCGCGCCTGGAGATTGACAATGTCAGCTCCAACAATGCGTTCTCTTCGACCTTATGGTATAGAAACGGTGATTACCTGCGTCTGAAGACGATACAGGTAGGGTATAATTTCCCCAAACAGTGGCTGGCTCCGGCAGGTATCCAAAATCTGAGACTTTATGTCGAGGGGTATAACCTGTTGACTTTTAGCGGACTGACGAAGTATAACATTGACCCTGAATCTCCTGCCGTGAATAATGGGTACTATCCGCAACAAAAGACTTATACGATGGGGATAAAACTAACATTCTAA